In the genome of Dermacentor silvarum isolate Dsil-2018 chromosome 1, BIME_Dsil_1.4, whole genome shotgun sequence, one region contains:
- the LOC119453590 gene encoding facilitated trehalose transporter Tret1 yields MQRALNLPAFYYVAGSSSLASVAMGSILGYSAPALASMAAGGVHMTRSQETWFGSVLAMGALVGSLVSGFLIERFGRVRPIQLSSLGFVGGCLCIALCNASLPWLFAGRVLTGFCCGLVSLAVPVYVTEISPPYARGLLGSGVQFAVTLGVLAVFVGGKWLDWLSLALLCTACPVVMAVAMAFAVESPRWLVAHGRRDKALDALRLLYGPKFCAEAECLTIEASLLRQPAGFGDLLQRSFSLPLAYTLLLMFFQQFCGINVITFYAVKIFESSGSEISAADCTIMLGVVQVISSLAASLLIDRAGRCCLMLVSSLIVTASLTVLGFYYYYKDMGNGEFRHRYRYVPLMSLTTYLAAFCLGIGPVPWVVMGEILSPRARDLSTGVSTAFCFFCEFLITKEFHDLVRLFNFCGLFWMFALVTVVQVIFFYVYIPETKGKSLEDISQIFESLREFGSSATELHPVSTTPPFEGVTE; encoded by the coding sequence ATGCAGCGTGCGCTCAACCTTCCCGCTTTCTACTATGTGGCCGGTTCATcgtcgctcgcttcggtggccaTGGGCAGCATCCTGGGCTATTCGGCACCAGCGCTGGCCAGCATGGCGGCCGGCGGCGTCCACATGACGCGCTCCCAGGAGACTTGGTTCGGCTCGGTGCTCGCCATGGGCGCGCTCGTGGGCAGCCTGGTGAGCGGCTTCCTCATCGAGCGCTTCGGACGCGTGCGGCCCATCCAGCTGTCATCGCTGGGATTCGTGGGCGGCTGCCTCTGCATCGCGCTGTGCAACGCCAGCCTTCCCTGGTTGTTCGCCGGCCGCGTGCTCACCGGCTTCTGCTGCGGCCTCGTCTCGCTCGCCGTTCCCGTGTATGTGACCGAGATCAGCCCGCCGTACGCTCGCGGCCTCCTGGGCTCCGGCGTCCAGTTTGCCGTCACGCTGGGAGTGCTGGCCGTCTTCGTGGGCGGCAAGTGGCTCGACTGGCTGTCGCTCGCTCTGCTGTGCACCGCGTGCCCCGTGGTTATGGCTGTCGCCATGGCGTTCGCCGTCGAGTCCCCCCGCTGGCTGGTGGCCCACGGCCGACGCGACAAGGCGCTCGATGCTCTGCGACTCCTGTACGGGCCAAAGTTCTGCGCCGAAGCCGAGTGCCTCACCATCGAGGCCAGCTTGCTGCGTCAGCCGGCTGGTTTCGGAGACCTGCTGCAGCGCAGCTTCTCGCTGCCGCTAGCCTACACGCTCCTGCTCATGTTTTTCCAGCAGTTCTGCGGCATCAACGTCATCACCTTCTACGCGGTCAAAATATTCGAGTCGTCCGGTTCGGAGATCTCGGCCGCCGACTGCACGATTATGTTGGGCGTCGTGCAAGTAATCTCGTCGCTCGCAGCGTCGTTGCTCATCGACCGCGCGGGTCGCTGCTGCCTGATGCTTGTCTCCTCTCTAATTGTGACGGCCAGCCTGACGGTGTTGggcttctactactactacaaggACATGGGCAATGGTGAATTCCGCCATCGCTATCGGTACGTGCCGCTCATGTCACTCACGACGTATCTTGCCGCCTTCTGCCTCGGTATCGGCCCGGTGCCCTGGGTCGTTATGGGTGAGATTCTATCGCCCAGAGCCCGCGATCTCTCCACCGGCGTCAGCACCGCCTTCTGTTTCTTTTGCGAGTTCCTTATCACTAAGGAGTTCCATGACCTCGTCCGTCTATTCAACTTCTGCGGTCTCTTCTGGATGTTTGCTTTAGTCACTGTTGTGCAGGTCATCTTCTTCTACGTGTACATTCCAGAGACCAAGGGGAAGTCTCTCGAAGACATCAGTCAGATATTCGAGAGCCTTCGTGAGTTCGGTTCCAGTGCCACTGAATTGCATCCAGTTTCGACTACGCCTCCTTTCGAGGGTGTCACGGAGTAG